GGCAAGATCGGTCTCACGATCCGTGCCGATAACCTGCGCGTCATAGCTCACTGTGGGCGGCTCGCCCATTAGATTCACGCGGATGCGATCGGCCTTGTCCACCACATGGAAGTTGGTGACGATGTAGCCCTTGGGATCGACGATAACGCCCGACCCGAGCGAACGCTGGCGCATGCCTTCCGGCGCCTGGTCAGGCGCGCCCCCGAAGAAACGATCCATGAAGTCCTGCATTGGATTGTTTTCGTCGCCGGGTTCGTCCGGATTCTGCGGTACGGGCGAGCGGCGCAGACGGCTGTGCGGGTTCTTGATGGTCGACTCGGTGTTGATGTTGACCACCGAAGGTTCGAGCTGTTTCGAAACCTGCGAGAAGACGCTGGAAAGCTGCTGCGGCGAAGCAATCTGCAGCGGGGCAGCGTCGTCCGAATTGATCTCCTTGCCCTTCACGCCATGTGAAACGACCGTGCCAATCAGAATTCCTAGCGTAAGAGTCGCCGAAATCACGAATGTCGAAGCAAAGCGGTTCAATCTGATCTTTTGCCAGAAACCGCTGTTGAGCGGATCCATAGTTACCCTCCGGCAGAACATGCCTGACAGAAATTATAGCCTTTGACGGATGAACCGGCCGGCTATCACTCCATCCTTGCACCAATGACAAATTTGGATGAGGAATGCAAAAGCAGTTCTCGAATCGTTAGACGCACTTTACACGCTAATCGATACTTGAAATCTGCTGCGCCGCCTCGCCCGTCTCTTCCACCATCTCCGTCTTGGTCTCCTGCGACGATGAGAGCAGTTCGCTGATCAGCACGCCCGCAAGGATCAGCGCCGATCCGACACCCGCCCGAATACCCAGGCGCTCGCCCAATACAACATAGGACGTCAGAACGGCGAAAACCGGTTCCAGCGCGAAAATCAGCGCCGTATGCGTTGGCGGCGTAAACTGCTGTGCCCACGCCTGCACCGTCCAGGCGGCGGCCGTCCCGAGCAACCCCGTCACCAGAATTGCCCACACCACTTGCTGCGACCACACAATGTGCGGAGTTTCCAGCAAGGGCACGGTGAACACCATGAGCACCGCGCAGGTAATCGCCTCGACCACGACGATCTGTTCGAAACGATACTTCACGGTCGTGCGTCCCACCATGATGATCTGGAAGGCAAACGCAATCGCGCATCCGAGCGTCAGCAGATCGCCCAGATTAACGCCCTCCAGCGAGAAGACGTCACCGGCGCCGTTTGCAGGAACCGTCATAAGGTATAACCCGACAAATGCCGCAATGACTCCCAACGTGGACCAGTGATTCAGCTTTTTTCGCCACCCGACTGCCAGGATGATTGGCACGAGCACGACAGACATTCCCGTCAGAAACGCCGATTTCGAAGCCGAGGTGAGTTTGAGGCCGGTGGTCTGGAACTCGTATCCCAGCCAGAGAAAGATGCCAACCACGATGCCGGCAACCACCGAAGCCCGTGTCATGACTTTGAACTCACGGCGGAAGCAGAGAACCAATGCGGCTGCCGCAAGCACCATTCGAATGGCATTGAAGAGCAGCGGAGTCGCATCGTCGAGCGCGTTCTTGATGACGACGAAAGTTACGCCCCAGATGAAAGTGATGAGGACGAGCAGGATATGGGCTTTGACCGAACGGGACACGATAACAAAGGTAACAGCCCGCGTGCCGCGGTCGCCAGCAGGAACAGAAAAGGCCCGCCTCGGAAGCGGGCCTCCTACTCTGAACTCCTACGATACTGAAACGAGGCTACTGCGATTCGTAAACCGTCTTACCGGCGACGACCGTGCGCAGGACCTTCGTTCCAAGGATTTCTTGGGGCGCCACCTGCGGAAGATCGCGGTCGAGGACGACGAGGTCGGCCAACATGCCCGGTCCCAGCATTCCCTTTTCACGCTCCATGAATTCGGCGAAGGCGGCGTCAACGGTATAGGCTCGAAGCGCTTCGTCGATAGTGAGCTTCTGCTCAGGGTAGTAGGTTTGAGTGCCGGCTTCGTTCATGCGCGAGACGGCGGCGTACACGCCGCGAAACGGCGTGATTGGCTCAACCGGATAGTCAGTTCCGAAGGCGACGCGTACATCATTGTTAAGAAACTCCCGCCACGGATAGGAATGTTTGGCGCGCTCGGCGCCGATTCGCGATTCGGCCCAGTTCATGTCCGTAAGTAAATGGTTCGGCTGCACGGATGCGATGACGCCGAGGCGGCGGTACTGCTCAGGCTGTTCAGGAGCGATGACCTGGTCGTGTTCAATCCGGAAGCGGAATTCGCGCTTCGCCTTCGAGGCGTCGTGCTCGCGAGCGTAGCGTTCGGCCTCGGCGTAAGCGTCGAGCGCCATCTGCGCACCGCGATCTCCGATCGCATGGAAGCCGATCTGGAACCCGGCGGCGGCGCGCTCATCAGTCATTTTGTTCAGCTTGGCCTGATCGAACTGCGGCAAGCCGGAGTTGCCAGGTTCATCGGCATAGGGTTTCAGCAGTGCGGCAGTTCGGGAACCAAGAGAACCGTCCATGAATCCTTTGAGCATGCCGACACGCAACATAGGATCGGCGGCGCTATGATGCGAGCGATGGCTGAGGAGCACATTCATCGGAGCTTCAAACGGAAGCCACTCCGTGATGCGCAAGGTCAGCTTGCCCTCGCGCTGAAGCTGCTCGTAAACGAGGAAGTCGTCCCATGACGAGTTGTCCTGCACTGAGGTGATGCCGTGCTGTGCGGCATCTGCCATGGCGAGTTCGATGGCTTTACGACGCTGCGCCGGACTCGGCTTGGGCATCTTCGAGTTAACCAAATCCTGGGCTCCCTCACGGAGAATGCCTGTAGGCTCGCCCCGGGCATCGCGGTCGATCTTTCCACCCTGCGGGTCTTTCGTCGCTGCGGTTATCCCGGCTGCCTGCAACGCGGTGGTGTTTGCAATCGCGATATGTCCATCAACCCGAACGAAAATCGCAGGATGTCCATCTGTGGCACTGTCGATGTCCTGACGGGTGGGCAGCGCCAGGGCGGCCCACTTCGTATGGTCCCAGCCGCGTCCGGTGAGCCACTCGCCATTGACGGTGGTTTTCGCGCGCGCTGCGATGCGCGACTTCATTTCATCGAGCGACGTGGTGCCGACGAGATCGACGTTCAACTTTTCGAACCCGCCACTGGCGAGGTGAAGATGGGCATCGTTAAAGCCCGGCATGAGGAACTTGCCGCCAACGTCGATGACGCGGGTGGACTTGCCCTTGAGTTTCAGCACCTCCGAGTCGATGCCGACGGCGATGATGCGGTCGCCGCGAACCGCCAGGGCGGTGCAGCGCGTGCCTTCGGACGATGACGCCTGCTTGGACACAGCCTTCCCGGTTTGCGAATTACGCGGCACGGTTTCGCCGCTCACATGTCCGCTGACGCTGGGCTGATAGATATTGGCATTGATGAAAATGACGTCGGCTGGCCCAGCCGTTTCGTGCTTGTCCGGTACGTTCATAGGTTTGTTCGCAGGCTTGGTTTGAGCCACTGTCGTTCCAGCGAAGATAGTTCCGGCAAGAACGACCAGAACTGCCGTAGCGAGTTTCATTCCATAGCTCCCGAGAGTGCTAGCGTCGCCAGCAAGATTCTTTTCAGTCCGAAGTCACGTCCCCGCGGATCGTACCACTCGTGCAACGTGTGCGCTCCGCCGCCGCTGCCGCCAGCGCCGATCGCAATCGCTTCAATGCCGAGCGACAGCGGGATGTTGGCGTCGGTGGAGGCGCGATGAACCGAGGATGGGTTTTGCAGATGCGCATCGACGGCGCGAATCACGTGAAGGATACGAGCGTCGGGACTGAGATCTGCGGCCGGGCGGCTGCCGATGCCTCGGATAACACTTTTCAATGTTGCGCGAGATTGGGCTTCCGAACGCGAAGTCTG
Above is a genomic segment from Clostridia bacterium containing:
- a CDS encoding DMT family transporter, with protein sequence MSRSVKAHILLVLITFIWGVTFVVIKNALDDATPLLFNAIRMVLAAAALVLCFRREFKVMTRASVVAGIVVGIFLWLGYEFQTTGLKLTSASKSAFLTGMSVVLVPIILAVGWRKKLNHWSTLGVIAAFVGLYLMTVPANGAGDVFSLEGVNLGDLLTLGCAIAFAFQIIMVGRTTVKYRFEQIVVVEAITCAVLMVFTVPLLETPHIVWSQQVVWAILVTGLLGTAAAWTVQAWAQQFTPPTHTALIFALEPVFAVLTSYVVLGERLGIRAGVGSALILAGVLISELLSSSQETKTEMVEETGEAAQQISSID
- a CDS encoding amidohydrolase, giving the protein MKLATAVLVVLAGTIFAGTTVAQTKPANKPMNVPDKHETAGPADVIFINANIYQPSVSGHVSGETVPRNSQTGKAVSKQASSSEGTRCTALAVRGDRIIAVGIDSEVLKLKGKSTRVIDVGGKFLMPGFNDAHLHLASGGFEKLNVDLVGTTSLDEMKSRIAARAKTTVNGEWLTGRGWDHTKWAALALPTRQDIDSATDGHPAIFVRVDGHIAIANTTALQAAGITAATKDPQGGKIDRDARGEPTGILREGAQDLVNSKMPKPSPAQRRKAIELAMADAAQHGITSVQDNSSWDDFLVYEQLQREGKLTLRITEWLPFEAPMNVLLSHRSHHSAADPMLRVGMLKGFMDGSLGSRTAALLKPYADEPGNSGLPQFDQAKLNKMTDERAAAGFQIGFHAIGDRGAQMALDAYAEAERYAREHDASKAKREFRFRIEHDQVIAPEQPEQYRRLGVIASVQPNHLLTDMNWAESRIGAERAKHSYPWREFLNNDVRVAFGTDYPVEPITPFRGVYAAVSRMNEAGTQTYYPEQKLTIDEALRAYTVDAAFAEFMEREKGMLGPGMLADLVVLDRDLPQVAPQEILGTKVLRTVVAGKTVYESQ